In a single window of the Nilaparvata lugens isolate BPH chromosome 1, ASM1435652v1, whole genome shotgun sequence genome:
- the LOC120349497 gene encoding 28S ribosomal protein S24, mitochondrial-like isoform X2, producing MSLIAGFSTGAELMPSIRNVIQSATLLHRGIHTTSVVHRIQAGRYKRTPRREKPLTYEMAWPPQAIGHFKSWNSWNTTNLMGGLRASETAIEDEFMRRFMTGTWHNLFVSEIIIKRQHNMIRIAGILRRAISAQKMYFLIGYTEELLSYWLQCPIKLELQTVEDKKSVIFKYV from the exons ATGTCTCTTATTGCTGGTTTTTCAACAGGCGCTGAATTAATGCCTTCTATTAGGAAT GTTATACAATCAGCAACACTTCTTCACAGAGGCATTCACACAACTTCGGTGGTACATAGGATTCAAGCTGGTAGATATAAACGGACTCCGAGAAGAGAAAAACCATTGACTTACGAAATGGCTTGGCCTCCACAAGCAATTGGTCATTTCAAATCATGGAACTCATGGAATACAA CCAACCTGATGGGCGGCCTGCGAGCGTCAGAAACAGCCATTGAGGACGAATTCATGAGACGATTCATGACTGGCACCTGGCACAATCTGTTTGTTTCGGAAATCATCATCAAAAGACAGCATAACATGATCAGGATTGCGGGAATACTGCGAAGAGCGATATCGGCTCAGAAAATGTACTTCTTGATTGGTTACACAGAAGAACTTCTATCCTATTGGCTGCAGTGTCCAATTAAACTGGAATTACAAACTGTGGAGGACAAAAAATCCGTCATCTTCAAATATGTTTAG
- the LOC120349497 gene encoding 28S ribosomal protein S24, mitochondrial-like isoform X3, which translates to MLERVGVQVKVIQSATLLHRGIHTTSVVHRIQAGRYKRTPRREKPLTYEMAWPPQAIGHFKSWNSWNTTNLMGGLRASETAIEDEFMRRFMTGTWHNLFVSEIIIKRQHNMIRIAGILRRAISAQKMYFLIGYTEELLSYWLQCPIKLELQTVEDKKSVIFKYV; encoded by the exons atgctggaaagGGTTGGAGTCCAGGTTAAG GTTATACAATCAGCAACACTTCTTCACAGAGGCATTCACACAACTTCGGTGGTACATAGGATTCAAGCTGGTAGATATAAACGGACTCCGAGAAGAGAAAAACCATTGACTTACGAAATGGCTTGGCCTCCACAAGCAATTGGTCATTTCAAATCATGGAACTCATGGAATACAA CCAACCTGATGGGCGGCCTGCGAGCGTCAGAAACAGCCATTGAGGACGAATTCATGAGACGATTCATGACTGGCACCTGGCACAATCTGTTTGTTTCGGAAATCATCATCAAAAGACAGCATAACATGATCAGGATTGCGGGAATACTGCGAAGAGCGATATCGGCTCAGAAAATGTACTTCTTGATTGGTTACACAGAAGAACTTCTATCCTATTGGCTGCAGTGTCCAATTAAACTGGAATTACAAACTGTGGAGGACAAAAAATCCGTCATCTTCAAATATGTTTAG